The stretch of DNA CGAAGAGACCGGCATCTCTCGGACCACACAGTCGGACTCGGCCGGCCGTTTCCAGGTGCCCTCGTTGAGTCCGGGGCGATATAAGGTTAGCGCATCAATGGCAGGTTTTCAGACGATTGTGCGCAGCGGCATCGACTTGACAGTTGGCCGCTAGGTCGCGTTGAACTTCGATCTGCCATTGGGCTCGATCACGCAGACTGTTGAAGTAACGGCTGAGGCATCGCTCGTCAATACCGTCGGTGGAAGTCTGGGCAACACCATCGACAGCTCTCGAATCACCGAGCTGCCCCTAAACGGTCGCGACCTGGCTCAACTGGTTACACTTCAGGCCGGTGTTGTGAACTACACGGGCGGCGATCCTGAGCCGGGCGGTGGCAAGCTGCTGGTGGTTTCGGGAGCGCGTCCCACAACGAATGTTTTTTACATGGATGGCGTGGCGATCGAGTCCTACAACAAGAAGACTCCCACAGGAATGTCTGGAAACTTTCTCGGAGCCGATGGAGTGCGGGAATTCAAGGTGGACAGCAATGCCTACAGCGCGGAGTTCGGCGGTGGCGCCGGAGGGGTTTTCAACATTACCACCAAGGGCGGAACCAATACCATGCACGGAACCGCTTTTTGGGCCTTGCGAAATGACAACTTCGATGCCGCACAGTGGGAAGACGATGCCTTTGGCGATGAAAAGCCAGAGTTCAAGAGAAACCAATTTGGATTTAGCCTCGGAGGGCCGATCCGGCGGGATAAGACTTTTTTCTTTGGAAATTATGAGGCACTGCGCGAGCGGCTAGGCGAGACCGCCGTGGGGCGGACTTTTTCCGATTCGTTGCGGCAGGGCATCGTTCCTCCCGCCACCGTGCCCGTGGCGATTGATTCGCGAATCACTCCTTACCTGGCTTTCTGGCCCAGGCCAAACGGTGAAGTTTTTGGAGACGGGACGGCGAACTATATCACGCAAAGAACCATACCCACCGATGACAGTTATTATCAAGGTCGTGTGGATCACCAGTTCAACGATAACAATCTGGCCTTCTTGCGGTACACGTACCTGACCTCGGAGCAGCGCACGCCACCAATTTTCCCCGGTGAAGCCGGAGTACTCAATACCCAGGGCAATCATCTGGTTACGCTGGAGGACAAACAAATCCTGTCGCCGTCGCTGCTCAACTCAGTGCGACTGGGCTTTTCCCGAACACAGCCCTTCAACGGCCTGCTCGATCCTCGCGTCGTTGACCCCTCTCTCCTGTTCACTCCGAAGTTTTCCTTCCTGGGAACGCTCAATCCAGGAAGCGGCCTCCACACCGTCGGCGTTGCCGAAGCGACCTCGGACAGGCACATCAACTCCTATCAATTCGTTGATGATGTGGTCATCACCAAAGGGCGCAACACCTATAAGTTTGGAATTGCCTGGAGTCGAAACGGATTCAATGTTTACTTCCCGTCGCAGCCGGCGGGAAACTACGCGTTTGGCAACGTCGGTAATTTCCTGCGCGCGATCCCCAACACTTTCCGGGGGGCGATTATTGACGGTTTCGATGATGCCTACCGCACGCTCAAGTGGAACCTGATTGCCCTGTACTTTCAGGATGAGTTGCGCCTCACTTCCCGCCTGACGCTGAATCCGGGTCTGCGGTACGAATTTGGAACCGTGCCAACGGAGAAGTGGGGACGAGTCGGAAACTTCCACGGCGACCTGGAGTTCCTGTTGCGCGCCGGGATGAGTGATATCACGCTCGGCAATCCGTGGATCAAGAATCCCACGCTCAAGAACTTCGCTCCCCGGATCGGTTTAGGATGGGACGTATTTGGCGATGGGACCACCGCTCTCCGGACGGGATTCGGCCTCTTCTTCGTCCAGCTCGATCAAAGCTGGTTCCGCACCATGCTGTGGCGCATGCCACCGTTCCTGGTGGACCTGCAGGCTTCCGGAGCCAATGTGCCGTTCCCCAATATATACTCGTTGTGTGGACGGGAGAATCCTACGCGACCATCGAACCCGGTCTGCACTGGCCGGCCTGCGCCGCAGTTTCCGCCCTATAAGACCCGCTCGCCCTACATGATGCAGTACAATTTGACTCTGCAGCGGCAGTTCGGTTCGTCCATGGTGGCCACTGCGGGTTACTCCGGCTCGCGTGGCGTGCGCTTGAACGCGCTGGCCAACGTCAATGTTCCCTACGGGCAGAGTATTAACGGCAGATTAGTGTTCCCCGCCCCCCCCGCGCCCCAATCCCAACTTCGACAATATGCTGTTCCGGGGACCCATGGCGGATTCTTTCTACAATTCCCTGCAAGCCAGCGTGGTCAAACGGATGAACCAGGGTCTGCAGTTCACCGCTTCCTATACGTATTCCAAAACGATTGATGACATCTCCGGAAACGCGGGTGGAAGCGACTCCGACGTGACGGAAACGAACTCTTTCTTTCAGGATAAATCCCTGTTCCGAGGACTTTCGGCCTATGATGCCCGGAATGTCTTCTCGCTGGGCAGCACCTATGAACTGCCAGTCGGCGCGGGCAAACGTTTCGGCGGCGGCATGGGTCGCAGGGCAAACAAGGTGGCGGCGGGATGGGAGATCGGCGGCATCTTAACGCTGCGCAACGGCTTCCCGGGATCGATCTCCATTGGCAACCGACTGACTGCGATCGGCATCCAGAATGAGCGGCCCGATCTGGTCTTCGGCGCCAGCGGCAATCCCATTCAGGGCCAATCGGCGGGGTGCGACATCAGCAACACCGGCGTGATCAATCCACCGGGATCGATAGCGCCGGGAACTGCTGGCCGGATCATCGCGCCGGGAACTGCTCTGGGCACGGCGGAAACTTATTTTGATCCGTGCGCTTTCGCGCAGCCCCCGGCCAGAACTTTTGGGAATCTGGGAAGAAACACGTTCACGCTGCCTGGGTTCGCATCCTTGGACATCAACCTGACAAAGAATACGGCGCTCACTGAGGCGGCAAATTTGCAGTTCCGCTTTGAGGCGTTTAATCTCCTGAACCGCGTCAACCTGGGCAATCCAATTCGGAATGTGTTCGACAACGCTGGACGACCGAGCGCTACCGCCGGACGTATCGAGAACAGTCAGACCGCTCGGCAAATACAGTTGAGCCTGAAATTGATTTTTTAGTGAAGTGATTTCTACAGCCGGAAGGTCAGGGCTGGAGCCGGCGCAACCCACGCCAGCCTTACGGCCCGGCCTATGCCAAAGACAGGGACGGGAGTTTTCCCGTGCTGTCTCCGAACTTTTCGACGTTCAATCCCAGACGATCCAGCAGTGCCAGATAAAGATTCGACAGCGGCGTGTCCTTCTCGTAGCGAATATGGCGCCCGCCCTGGATGCGGCCCCATCCTCCGCCGGCCAGCAGGATGGGCAGGCTCTTGGGAATATGCAAGTTGCCGTCTCCCAGTCCGCTGCCATAGACAATCATTGAATGATCCAACAGCGAGCCGGAGCCGTCCGGCGTGGAGCGCAGCTTCTCCAGGAAATAGGCGAACATGGTCATATGATAGATGTTGATTTCGATCGACTTGGCGATCTTAACCGGGTCGCCCTGGTGATGCGTGAACGGATGATGGGGGTCACTGATGCCGATCTCGGGATAGGCCGCGTTGCTCATCTCGTGTCCTGCCTGTAGGCTCCCCACGCGTGTCAGGTCAGTCTGAAAAGCCAGCGTCATCAGATCGAACATCAGCTTGATGTGATCCCGGAAAGTTTCAGGAATTCCGGCGGGGCGGCTCATGGTCGGCAGGTTGCGCCCAGTCTGCTGCTCGGCTTTCTGGATGCGCCGCTCGACATCGCGCACCGCATCCAGATACTGATCCACCTTCGCGCGGTCGCCGGCACCCAGGTTCCCCATCAGCCGGTTGACTTCCCCGTTCACGAAATCCAGGATGCTGCGGTTGCGGCGAATGCGAGCCGTGCGCTCCTGCGGGCTGGTGCTGTCGCTTGGCCCGAACATTCGTTCAAAAATAGCGCGCGGCTGATTCTGCATCGGCAGGGGAGTCGTCGCATCGCGCCAACTGATGGTGTTGGAGTAGGCGCAACTACCGTCGCAGGTTAGCTCGGAATCTTCAATGCCGATCTCCAGCGAACCTATCTCCGTATGCTTTTCCAGCTCACGGGCAGCGATCTGATCAACCGAAATGCCGGCGCGGACTTCATTGTTTCCTGTCCGGATATTCTGCGTCACCACATGCACGCCAGTCAGATAGGTGGCGCAGGCGCGGGGATGCTCGCCTCCGGTTTCTCCCGCCAAGCCCAACGCCTGGACCGAGGAGAGTCCGCTGAGCACGAGCAACTGATCCCGAAAAGGAGCCAGCGGCTCCAGTATGGGAGTCATCGCGTATCCCGCTCCCTCCGTGGCGGGAGTGAACTTCTCCATGATGGCCCCGTTGGGGATGTAGACGAACGCAAGACGCCTGGCCGGACTTCCGGCAGGCTCGCTGGCGAATGCCGGAACCATGCCATCGAGCAACGGAAGGCCCAGCGTGGCTCCGACTCCCTTCAGGAATGTGCGCCTGGGCAGTGATTTCTTCATGATTATCATTTGGCGTCCTTCGACCTCCTGGTCAGGAATGGCGTGCTCTTCACGATGCCCGTGATCAATGACCATGAGCGGTAGTCCGGCGAGGCTTCATGCAAAATCTTGCGAATCGCGGGGGCGTCAAAATACTCCACTCCGCGCCCCAGCGCGTAGGTCATCATTTTTTCCGTGAACGTGCGGGCAAACTGTTCCGGGTTTCGTCTCAACTGCTCCTGAAGACCGGAGACCCCCTGAAACGGCGTGCCGTCGGGCAGGGCGCCGGAGACGTCAATGGGTGTCTTGTCCGCGCCGGCGGTGGTGCGCCACTGGCCGATGGCGTCAAAGTTTTCCAAGGCGAATCCCAGCGGGTCCATCACCTTGTGGCAGGAGGCGCAGGCGGGATTCTTCCTGTGCTCCTCCATCCTCTGGCGCATGGTGAGGTTCTTCTGCTCCTTGTCATCCTTGAGGGAGGGCACGTTGGGTGGCGGAGGCGGCGGGGGAGTCCCCAGGATATTTTCCAGTATCCACTTGCCGCGAAGCACCGGAGACGTGCGGCTGTTGTAGGAAGTTACGGTCAGGATACTGCCTTTGCCCAGCAATCCCCTCCGGGCATCCTCCTTCAATTCCACGCGCCGGAACTGGCTGCCAAAGATATTGGGAATTCCGTAGTGCCGCGCCAGCCGCTCGTTCAAATAAGTATCCTTGGCGGTCAGCAGGTCGCCGACGCCGCGATTGTCCCGCAGGATGCCGCCGAAAAACAGCTCGGTCTCCCGCAGCAAAGCCTGGCGCAGATTTTCGTCGAAGCCGGGAAAGACTTCCCGGTCCGGCCCCTTGTCTTCCAGGTCGCGGAGCTGCAGCCACTGTCCGGAAAAATTGTTGATGAGCGAATCGAAGCGGGCATCGCGCATCATGCGCGCAACCTGCGCATCCAGAATGGCGGGGTCCTGCAACTGCCCGCGCTCGGCCAGACCGAGCAACTCATCATCCGGCATACTGCTCCACAAGAAAAATGAAAGGCGCGATGCCAGTTCCAGGTCGCTCAACGGGAACGAACTGCCCGGCGGCAGGCCCCGCCGGTCCGGCTCCACCCGGAACAGGAAGCCGGGGCTTACCAGTATCCCTTCCACCGCCATGCGGATTCCCGCCTCGAAGTCGCCGTTCTTACGCCCGACCTCATAAAGCCCCAACAGAGGCTTCAGGTCGGAGTCGCCCACGGGGCGGCGGTAGGCGCGCCGGGAGAGCGTCGCGAGTATCCTGCCGGCGCAGGGAGTCTCGTCTTTCCTGCTGGCTGGAGAACATACGAAGATTCGGCGGCGGCTGGCAGTCTCGCCCGGTCCGGTAACTTCATACGGCCCGCCGATGGTTACGGCGCTGACGCCGGACAAGTCCCGCGATTCGCGCGCCGATCCTTCAGGCTTTTTGGCTTCCTTCAGGAAGGTAACTCCCACAGTCCGTCTGCCGGCTTTCACCGGAACGCGTATCCGCAGATCCCTGGCAGGAGTGGCGTTTTCTCCCCCCACCGTGAACACCTTCAGGCTGGATCCATCCAGGCGCAAGTCAATCTGCCTGGGTTCGGCGAACCCAACCACTTCCCCGGCATTGAGTCCATCGTCGATTGTTTTCAGATCGATCTTGATGGTGTACGTGCCATCGAGAGGGAAATAATGCCGAATCGACAGGCCGCCGCGCGACCCGAAAGGAAGATCTTCGCTGGCTCGATCGAACTGAGTGAATCGCTCGGGAATTTCGTAGGTCTCCAGCGCCGGACGGATGGTGGTGTCGCCCGTTGCCAGCCGGCTGACGATCTCGGCGGCGGACATATATCTTTCCAGCAGCGCGGGCGAGACTCCCAGCACGTCTCCGTTGTTATCGAAGCCGAAACTGGAATCATCCGCGGGCAACAGCGTAACGCCGTCTATATCCAGCGCCAGCAAGTCGCGGATCACATTCACATACTCGCTGCGGTTCAGCCGATGCACCGCGGCGGTGCGGCCTGGATTGGGGGTGGCGGACGCCGCGCGGTCCAGCGCTGTTTCCAGATGCCCGGCCAGCGACTCATAGCTCGACTCATCGGGGCGCGGCAGGCCCGCCGGAGGCATGGACCGCGCGCGCAGCTTGCGGATTACTTTCTCCCAAACAGGCGCCGCGACCGGGGCATCGTCCACATCCATTTGGTTAAGGACAAGCCCCGCGGTATTCAGTTTTTCGTTGTGGCAGGTCACGCAATAGCGATCGAGCAGGGCGCGGTGCGGCGAGGGAACTTGCTGAGACTCCGCCCGCAGGCAAGCTATTAGCGCGTAAATCATCATGCCCAGCAAGGAGGCGCGCTTCACTTTCCACCCCCCTGTTTTCCGGCCTGCCCTTCGACATGAATCTCCAACTGATCCAGAATTTTCACGCCAGATTCAGCCAGAGGTTTGGCGCCCAGCTTGAGCAGTACGTCCGCGGTATCATCCCGGTACTTGCGAGGTCTGGCATCGAGACTATCGCCCAGTGTGTCGGTGATGACGTGCAGGGCGATGCTCAGCGGAGTCTGGCCGAAATTGTCGAATACCTCGAGCTTCGCGCCCTTCTCCACCAGATAAGCGATCATCGTGTTCGCGCCCACGTAAGCGGCGCCATGCAGCGGAGTGTATCCGTACTCGTTAGCCTCATTCACGTCGCCGCCAAGCTCGACGGCCGCCTTCAATGCCTCGAGATGCCTGCTCTCTTCCTCCGCGGTATATTCCGGCCAGTTGCCTTTGACACGGCCAACGCCGGCAACCA from Acidobacteriota bacterium encodes:
- a CDS encoding TonB-dependent receptor; the encoded protein is MNFDLPLGSITQTVEVTAEASLVNTVGGSLGNTIDSSRITELPLNGRDLAQLVTLQAGVVNYTGGDPEPGGGKLLVVSGARPTTNVFYMDGVAIESYNKKTPTGMSGNFLGADGVREFKVDSNAYSAEFGGGAGGVFNITTKGGTNTMHGTAFWALRNDNFDAAQWEDDAFGDEKPEFKRNQFGFSLGGPIRRDKTFFFGNYEALRERLGETAVGRTFSDSLRQGIVPPATVPVAIDSRITPYLAFWPRPNGEVFGDGTANYITQRTIPTDDSYYQGRVDHQFNDNNLAFLRYTYLTSEQRTPPIFPGEAGVLNTQGNHLVTLEDKQILSPSLLNSVRLGFSRTQPFNGLLDPRVVDPSLLFTPKFSFLGTLNPGSGLHTVGVAEATSDRHINSYQFVDDVVITKGRNTYKFGIAWSRNGFNVYFPSQPAGNYAFGNVGNFLRAIPNTFRGAIIDGFDDAYRTLKWNLIALYFQDELRLTSRLTLNPGLRYEFGTVPTEKWGRVGNFHGDLEFLLRAGMSDITLGNPWIKNPTLKNFAPRIGLGWDVFGDGTTALRTGFGLFFVQLDQSWFRTMLWRMPPFLVDLQASGANVPFPNIYSLCGRENPTRPSNPVCTGRPAPQFPPYKTRSPYMMQYNLTLQRQFGSSMVATAGYSGSRGVRLNALANVNVPYGQSINGRLVFPAPPAPQSQLRQYAVPGTHGGFFLQFPASQRGQTDEPGSAVHRFLYVFQND
- a CDS encoding DUF1592 domain-containing protein; translated protein: MKRASLLGMMIYALIACLRAESQQVPSPHRALLDRYCVTCHNEKLNTAGLVLNQMDVDDAPVAAPVWEKVIRKLRARSMPPAGLPRPDESSYESLAGHLETALDRAASATPNPGRTAAVHRLNRSEYVNVIRDLLALDIDGVTLLPADDSSFGFDNNGDVLGVSPALLERYMSAAEIVSRLATGDTTIRPALETYEIPERFTQFDRASEDLPFGSRGGLSIRHYFPLDGTYTIKIDLKTIDDGLNAGEVVGFAEPRQIDLRLDGSSLKVFTVGGENATPARDLRIRVPVKAGRRTVGVTFLKEAKKPEGSARESRDLSGVSAVTIGGPYEVTGPGETASRRRIFVCSPASRKDETPCAGRILATLSRRAYRRPVGDSDLKPLLGLYEVGRKNGDFEAGIRMAVEGILVSPGFLFRVEPDRRGLPPGSSFPLSDLELASRLSFFLWSSMPDDELLGLAERGQLQDPAILDAQVARMMRDARFDSLINNFSGQWLQLRDLEDKGPDREVFPGFDENLRQALLRETELFFGGILRDNRGVGDLLTAKDTYLNERLARHYGIPNIFGSQFRRVELKEDARRGLLGKGSILTVTSYNSRTSPVLRGKWILENILGTPPPPPPPNVPSLKDDKEQKNLTMRQRMEEHRKNPACASCHKVMDPLGFALENFDAIGQWRTTAGADKTPIDVSGALPDGTPFQGVSGLQEQLRRNPEQFARTFTEKMMTYALGRGVEYFDAPAIRKILHEASPDYRSWSLITGIVKSTPFLTRRSKDAK
- a CDS encoding DUF1552 domain-containing protein, with the protein product MIIMKKSLPRRTFLKGVGATLGLPLLDGMVPAFASEPAGSPARRLAFVYIPNGAIMEKFTPATEGAGYAMTPILEPLAPFRDQLLVLSGLSSVQALGLAGETGGEHPRACATYLTGVHVVTQNIRTGNNEVRAGISVDQIAARELEKHTEIGSLEIGIEDSELTCDGSCAYSNTISWRDATTPLPMQNQPRAIFERMFGPSDSTSPQERTARIRRNRSILDFVNGEVNRLMGNLGAGDRAKVDQYLDAVRDVERRIQKAEQQTGRNLPTMSRPAGIPETFRDHIKLMFDLMTLAFQTDLTRVGSLQAGHEMSNAAYPEIGISDPHHPFTHHQGDPVKIAKSIEINIYHMTMFAYFLEKLRSTPDGSGSLLDHSMIVYGSGLGDGNLHIPKSLPILLAGGGWGRIQGGRHIRYEKDTPLSNLYLALLDRLGLNVEKFGDSTGKLPSLSLA